The following proteins are encoded in a genomic region of Alosa alosa isolate M-15738 ecotype Scorff River chromosome 10, AALO_Geno_1.1, whole genome shotgun sequence:
- the LOC125301673 gene encoding E3 ubiquitin-protein ligase DTX3L-like isoform X5, translating to MAIDVQKLAPDIQEHLVEKFSKFNSGANTFTMSGSLPDVDEFFTEFCSTINPKTNGRGSALQSTLSKANSHMTVPLAHYWYLNQVHRNEMERLQQKYRVRIHSDVSMHVEADKGATSDSLANACQEFAELFQRCSDNLETISLPSVHQDPTVMIDFMKDILREERKLMLNVSAQNWSLFGPEENISTVQKIMDVKANMDDLRVKTKGGNPKSTASKELHKESERNKQREVQMPHASVQNVEERVKVSYPTAEKPPKKVLLKEVKSDALIDPLLTDGILMNDIHWEIMTNTFKMQIESIKTRFGVALMENRLKDSVTVRAVGNRASLEVNALRALMSLYQKVVTRAMCCPLQNVSLLQTEKVKMHLSDVHEQNPSLAVKEGSGSNGVWMLIGLPDHLCFAVREIEKKLGGPVFDEKHKDMIGFDRHTEFLRPFSDLPAWNGSEGYEEVQWGKGAASGEAIYEDVEEPRGADRGVLEGVGSPFLGKEILKGGNGSKWDKEDVCKKVFQKVERDQPDGTMTHLIKKSTLPGFKRCDTIVITYHIPSGIQSRNHPNPGRRFKGAHLTAYLPAIREGREVLELLRKAFKQKLVFTVGTSQTGGGDYVIWNGIHHKINTHGGPESGGYPDDNYLIRVREELRAKGIE from the exons ATGGCAATTGATGTGCAGAAGTTGGCGCCTGACATTCAGGAACATTTAGTTGAAAAATTCAGCAAATTCAACTCAGGTGCCAACACTTTCACAATGTCAGGAAGTTTACCAGACGTGGATGAATTCTTTACAGAATTCTGCAGCACTATAAACCCCAAGACAAATGGAAGGGGCAGTGCTTTACAGAGCACACTATCCAAGGCGAACAGTCACATGACAGTCCCCCTTGCTCATTATTGGTACCTGAATCAAGTGCACAGAAATGAGATGGAAAGGCTACAGCAAAAATATAGAGTCAGAATCCACAGTGACGTCTCTATGCATGTTGAAGCTGACAAGGGTGCCACCAGTGACTCACTAGCAAATGCTTGTCAGGAATTTGCTGAACTTTTCCAAAGGTGCTCTGATAATCTTGAGACAATTTCCCTACCAAGTGTGCACCAAGATCCTACAGTCATGATTGATTTCATGAAGGACAttttgagagaggagagaaagttaATGCTCAATGTGTCCGCTCAGAACTGGAGCCTCTTTGGGCCAGAAGAAAACATTTCCACAGTACAGAAAATAATGGATGTAAAAGCCAACATGGATGATCTCAGAGTGAAGACCAAAGGAGGCAATCCCAAAAGTACAGCCTCAAAGGAGCTACACAAAGAATCTGAGAGGAATAAACAAAGAGAAGTCCAAATGCCTCATGCATCTGTCCAGAACGTCGAAGAGCGTGTAAAGGTCAGTTATCCTACTGCAGAGAAGCCCCCCAAGAAAGTGTTGCTTAAAGAAGTTAAATCGGATGCTCTCATTGACCCTCTTTTGACCGATGGGATTCTCATGAATGACATCCACTGGGAGATAATGACGAATACTTTCAAGATGCAAATAGAAAGCATTAAGACTAGATTTGGAGTGGCTCTGATGGAGAACAGGTTAAAGGACAGTGTTACAGTCAGAGCTGTAGGGAATCGTGCGAGTCTGGAGGTGAATGCTCTCAGGGCATTGATGTCTCTTTATCAAAAGGTTGTCACGAGAGCTATGTGCTGCCCTTTGCAAAATGTATCCCTCCTTCAAACAGAGAAGGTAAAAATGCATCTAAGTGACGTCCATGAACAGAACCCATCTCTTGCTGTCAAGGAAGGCTCTGGTAGCAATGGAGTCTGGATGCTGATTGGCCTTCCAGATCATCTATGTTTCGCAGTAAGAGAAATCGAGAAGAAGCTTGGTGGACCTGTCTTTGACGAAAAACACAAGGACATGATTGGATTTGACCGACATACTGAATTCCTGAGACCGTTTTCTGATTTACCAGCATGGAATGGATCAGAGGGTTATGAAGAAGTGCAGTGGGGAAAGGGAGCAGCCTCTGGGGAGGCAATTTATGAAGATGTTGAAGAGCCAAGGGGAGCAGATAGAGGCGTTTTAGAAGGGGTAGGGAGTCCATTTCTGGGAAAAGAAATATTGAAAGGAGGAAATGGATCAAAGTGGGACAAAGAAGATGTGTGTAAAAAGGTGTTTCAAAAAGTTGAAAGAGACCAGCCAGATGGAACAATGACACACTTAATCAAGAAATCCACACTTCCTGGGTTTAAAAGATGTGACACCATCGTAATTACCTATCATATTCCCAGCGGCATTCAGTCG AGAAATCATCCCAACCCAGGCAGACGTTTCAAAGGGGCTCACCTAACAGCATACTTACCTGCCATTAGAGAAGGACGGGAAGTGCTTGAACTGCTAAGGAAGGCCTTCAAACAGAAATTGGTCTTTACTGTTGGGACCTCACAAACAGGAGGGGGTGATTATGTGATCTGGAATGGCATCCATCACAAGATCAACACTCATGGTGGACCAGAAAG TGGCGGCTACCCAGATGATAACTACTTAATAAGAGTAAGGGAAGAACTCCGAGCGAAAGGCATTGAGTGA